From the Burkholderia ubonensis subsp. mesacidophila genome, the window CTCGCGCTCCGCGTCGGCCTTGATCTGCTCGACGTCCGCCGCACCTTCGGCGCGCACCTGCGCAGCCTGCCCGCGCAGCGCCGCGATCATCCGCTGGTACGCGGCGTCGGTCTGCGCGGCCGGCAGGTCGACACGCGTGAGCTGCACGTCGACTACGTCCACGCCATACCCGGACGCCGTCGCCTGCACCGCGCCGCGGGCGGCGCCGGCGATCGCGCGCTGGCCGCCGATCACGTCGTCGCGCTCGTGCTTGCCAATCGCATCGCCGAGCGCGCCCTTCAGCGCGACGCCCAGGCGGTCGGCGGCCGCTGCCGGCTCGCCGCCCGTCGCGACGAAATACTTCATCGGATCGGCAATCCGGTACTTGACCATGTAGCCGATAAGCAGGTCATGCTTGTCCGCGGTCGCGAACTGCAGCGGATCCGCCGACTCCAGCGACTGCAGGCGGGTGTCGATCAGCGTCGCCGTCTGCAACGGCGGCGGCAGCTTGAAATGAACGCCGGGACCGGCCAGCGTAGGGTCAGCGCCGGAACGACCCGACAACACGGCCGCATGGCGCGGGTCGACGGTCAGGACGGTCGACGACGCAGCGAAGGCGACGATCACGATTGCAACGACGAGCGCAATGATTCGATTCATGACACGCGCTCCCGTTACTTCAGATCGTCTTCGCGCGACCGGCTGCGAAACGCTTCGCGCGATCGCAGCACATCGCTGCCGGACGCCGGTGCGGCCGCCGAAGCCGGCACGCTTGCCGACGGCGTCGATGCCGCGGCCGGCGCGGGCACTGCAGCCGCCGATGCGCCGGACGGCGCAGCGGCGCCCGCCGCATTCTGCCTGCCCTGCTCGACCAGCTTGTCGAGCGGGAGATACAGCACGTTGTTGCCACCCTTGCTGCCGACGAAGATCTTCGTCGAGTTCGAATAGATTTCCTGCATAGTCTCCAAGTACATCCGTTCGCGGATCACGGCCGGCGCCTTCGAATACTGCGCGTAGACCTGCTTGAAGCGCTCCGCGTCGCCCTCGGCCTGCGTGACGACGCGATCCGCATACGCCTTCGCCTCGTCGGTCAGCTTCGCGGCATCGCCCTGTGCCTTCGGCAGCAGGTCGCTCGCATAGGCCTGCGCGGCGCGCTTCGCCGCCTCGCGCTCGTCGCGCGCCTTCGCCACTTCGCTATAGGCGGCCTGCGTCTGCTCGGGCGCCGCGACGCTTTGCATCGTCACGGACGTGACTTCGAGCCCCGTGTGATAGCGGTCGAGATCGCGCTGGATCGCTTCGCTCACCTGCTGGCGCAATGCATCGCGATCCTGATTGAGGATGTCCGCTGCGCTGCGCGTGCCGACGATCGCGCGCACCGCGGCCTGTGCGGCCTGCGTGACGCTGCGCTCCGGATCGGCGCTGCGGAACAGGTAGTCGGTTGCCGAACGGATCCGGTACTGCACCGCGAAGCGCACGTCGACGATGTCGGCGTCGCGCGTCAGCATCGCGGATTCCTTCACG encodes:
- the hflC gene encoding protease modulator HflC, whose protein sequence is MNRIIALVVAIVIVAFAASSTVLTVDPRHAAVLSGRSGADPTLAGPGVHFKLPPPLQTATLIDTRLQSLESADPLQFATADKHDLLIGYMVKYRIADPMKYFVATGGEPAAAADRLGVALKGALGDAIGKHERDDVIGGQRAIAGAARGAVQATASGYGVDVVDVQLTRVDLPAAQTDAAYQRMIAALRGQAAQVRAEGAADVEQIKADAEREQQAVLANAYKSAQTIKGEGDAKAATIAADAFGRDPQFYQFYASLQAYRNTFKRNDIIVVDPDSEFFRFMRSPTGGAAPAAPAAPRKH
- the hflK gene encoding FtsH protease activity modulator HflK gives rise to the protein MNEYNERSNGRRKHALLSINDPRWGRGEGNGGTQPRANESKRPPGGDGEGPPDLDEMWRNFNRRLSGLFGGKGGNGFRPDNGRAARVGVGIVIGVLVAVYAGSGLFVVPEGQTGVVLQMGRLAGTVDQGVHWRAPYPFASHEIVDTSQSRSVEVGRNNVVRLANVKESAMLTRDADIVDVRFAVQYRIRSATDYLFRSADPERSVTQAAQAAVRAIVGTRSAADILNQDRDALRQQVSEAIQRDLDRYHTGLEVTSVTMQSVAAPEQTQAAYSEVAKARDEREAAKRAAQAYASDLLPKAQGDAAKLTDEAKAYADRVVTQAEGDAERFKQVYAQYSKAPAVIRERMYLETMQEIYSNSTKIFVGSKGGNNVLYLPLDKLVEQGRQNAAGAAAPSGASAAAVPAPAAASTPSASVPASAAAPASGSDVLRSREAFRSRSREDDLK